One segment of Castanea sativa cultivar Marrone di Chiusa Pesio chromosome 3, ASM4071231v1 DNA contains the following:
- the LOC142629947 gene encoding uncharacterized protein LOC142629947: MGDNLFEGLPPPSQQKPQEEEEEKKQQQRHNTTTPPSFSSIPVLKSALKRPKPKPTEPFPEPEAAAPEKRLRFKTTTDASEKQIIDAMQKIALHIKNPAKFGKASKLAIQLIQAGSVKPGTSDHFFAILEAAMSSSTSCTDPSVRADYHALFSAAQDVTECLSKKQKNQLTTWMIMVVDANDLYTDDSFVFSKTAGRIKEAIANLPVATEDDDRDEAAALQDETESTDEDGAMKLDVLVGVPAEEHLEESDPFGLDAMLSTVVKKGFIKGKKDATAKINVEVEENKRFIKSQREALITCLEIAARRYKTPWCQTVIDILVKHAFDNVARFTTRQRDAIEKLWASIREQQTRRKQGKSVNGKLDVNGFEWLQQKYSTEKISIRHSVGGSGDRRAQQWLG; this comes from the exons ATGGGTGACAACCTCTTCGAAGGCTTGCCTCCTCCTTCCCAACAAAAAccacaagaagaagaagaagaaaaaaaacaacaacaacgacaCAACACTACTACtcctccttctttttcttcgaTTCCAGTCCTCAAGAGCGCACTCAAGcgccccaaacccaaacccactgAGCCATTCCCAGAACCAGAAG CTGCTGCACCTGAAAAACGCTTGAGGTTCAAAACCACAACTGATGCCTCAGAGAAGCAAATTATAGACGCCATGCAAAAAATAGCTTTGCATATCAAGAACCCCGCAAAGTTTGGTAAGGCTTCAAAGTTGGCCATCCAGCTGATTCAAGCGGGAAGTGTGAAGCCAGGAACTAGTGATCACTTCTTTGCCATACTAGAAGCTGCAATGTCTTCATCCACTTCTTGTACAGATCCTTCAGTGCGAGCAGATTATCATGCATTGTTCTCCGCCGCACAAGATGTCACAGAA TGTCTCAGTAAGAagcaaaaaaatcaactaactACATGGATGATCATGGTGGTGGATGCAAATGATTTATACACTGATGACAGCTTTGTG ttttcaaaaacaGCTGGACGGATTAAAGAAGCCATAGCTAATCTCCCTGTTGCAACTGAGGATGATGACAGAGATGAAGCGGCAGCTCTGCAAGATGAAACAGAATCGACAGATGAAGATGGTGCAATGAAGCTGGATGTATTAGTTGGTGTTCCAGCTGAAGAACATTTGGAAGAGTCCGATCCATTTGGGCTCGACGCTATGCTCTCTACTGTAGTTAAAAAAGGTTTCATTAAGGGAAAGAAAGATGCAACAGCCAAGATCAATGTGGAAGTAGAAGAGAATAAAAGATTCATCAAGTCACAAAGGGAGGCCTTGATTACATGTCTTGAGATTGCTGCTCGAAGATATAAGACTCCGTG gTGCCAAACAGTTATAGACATCTTAGTTAAGCACGCATTTGATAACGTAGCGAGGTTCACAACTCGACAAAGGGATGCCATAGAGAAACTTTGGGCTTCTATACGAGAACAACAAACTCGTAGGAAGCAAGGGAAATCTGTAAATGGGAAACTTGATGTTAATGGATTTGAATGGCTTCAGCAAAAATATTCTACTGAAAAGATCAGCATTCGGCATTCTGTTGGAGGTAGTGGAGATCGTCGTGCCCAGCAGTGGCTTGGTTAA